One Bacillus sp. FJAT-52991 genomic region harbors:
- the pstA gene encoding phosphate ABC transporter permease PstA: MVGNIPTRLMKNNLYKGLFFAATVLTSIILIILLVRIFSQGAAYLSWDFLTNFASRRPEQAGIKAALIGTLWMMAVVVPISTLLGVGSAIYLEEYAKKNRMTQWIQMNISNLAGVPSVVFGLLGLTIFVRMLALGNSVLAAGLTMSLLILPVIIVASQEAIRAVPNELKEASFGLGATKWQTILRVVLPSALPGILTGSILAFSRAIGETAPLVVIGIPTFVAFLPKSVFDQFTALPMQIYNWTSRPQEEFHLLAAAGIIVLLIILILMNSVAVWIRNRYQQRY; encoded by the coding sequence ATGGTAGGGAATATCCCTACACGTCTTATGAAGAATAATTTGTATAAAGGCCTTTTCTTTGCAGCAACGGTCCTTACATCAATCATTTTAATCATTCTTCTTGTTCGAATTTTCTCTCAAGGAGCTGCTTATCTATCCTGGGATTTCTTGACGAATTTTGCTTCGAGACGCCCGGAACAAGCTGGAATTAAGGCAGCACTTATCGGGACTCTTTGGATGATGGCTGTTGTTGTGCCTATTTCTACCTTGTTAGGTGTAGGTTCGGCCATTTATCTTGAGGAATACGCCAAGAAGAATCGGATGACTCAATGGATTCAAATGAACATTTCCAATCTTGCTGGTGTACCGTCTGTTGTTTTCGGTTTACTAGGCTTAACTATTTTCGTCCGTATGTTAGCCCTTGGCAACAGTGTTTTGGCCGCAGGATTGACGATGAGTTTGTTAATTCTTCCAGTTATTATTGTTGCTTCACAAGAGGCGATTCGGGCAGTGCCAAATGAATTGAAAGAAGCGTCCTTTGGGCTTGGAGCTACAAAGTGGCAAACGATTTTACGAGTAGTTCTTCCATCAGCTCTTCCTGGGATATTAACCGGAAGTATCTTAGCCTTTTCGAGGGCGATTGGAGAAACAGCTCCGCTTGTAGTTATCGGAATTCCAACATTTGTTGCGTTTTTACCTAAGTCTGTTTTTGACCAGTTTACAGCTTTACCAATGCAAATTTATAACTGGACTAGTAGACCTCAAGAAGAATTCCATTTATTAGCTGCAGCTGGTATTATCGTTCTTCTTATCATTCTGATTTTGATGAATTCTGTCGCTGTGTGGATCCGCAATCGATATCAACAAAGATATTAA
- the pstC gene encoding phosphate ABC transporter permease subunit PstC, giving the protein MSPVQELLEKKYKSGFLNRSEKIIPVILFIMAAVSVLTTIGIVLTLIFETFTFFREVSIVEFFTAKEWYPFSESEATYGILPLVIGTLKITIIASVTAVPIGLAVAIYLSEYASERVRKIMKPVLEVLAGVPTIVYGFFALTFVTPLLRSIFPSVEMFNAISPGIVVGIMIIPMIVSLSEDALSSVPQSVRQGALALGATKWEMTWRVAIPAALSGILASIVLAISRAIGETMIVTIAGGSTPTASLDLTSSLQTMTSYIVQVSTGDAGFGTTIYYSIYAVGFTLFIFTLAMNVIAGRVSKRFREEY; this is encoded by the coding sequence ATGAGCCCAGTTCAAGAATTGCTTGAGAAAAAATATAAAAGCGGTTTTTTGAACAGAAGCGAAAAGATTATTCCAGTCATACTGTTTATTATGGCTGCTGTATCCGTATTAACAACGATCGGCATTGTGTTGACGCTAATTTTTGAAACGTTTACGTTTTTCCGTGAAGTTTCAATAGTTGAGTTTTTTACAGCTAAAGAATGGTATCCATTCTCTGAATCTGAAGCCACATATGGTATTTTGCCTTTGGTCATTGGAACGTTAAAAATTACAATAATCGCTTCCGTAACTGCAGTGCCAATTGGCTTGGCTGTTGCCATTTATTTAAGTGAATATGCTTCAGAAAGAGTTAGAAAAATTATGAAGCCAGTTTTAGAGGTGTTAGCGGGTGTACCTACTATTGTTTATGGTTTCTTCGCTCTAACATTTGTCACTCCTTTATTGCGATCTATTTTCCCTTCAGTGGAAATGTTTAATGCGATTAGTCCAGGGATTGTTGTAGGGATTATGATTATTCCAATGATTGTATCTCTTTCAGAAGATGCACTTTCATCAGTTCCTCAATCCGTTCGTCAAGGAGCTTTAGCGCTTGGAGCAACGAAGTGGGAAATGACTTGGAGGGTAGCCATCCCAGCTGCTTTATCAGGGATTCTTGCTTCTATTGTATTAGCCATTTCTCGTGCCATCGGTGAAACGATGATCGTGACCATTGCAGGAGGCTCAACTCCAACTGCTTCACTAGATTTGACGTCTTCTTTACAAACAATGACATCTTACATTGTTCAAGTAAGTACAGGTGATGCAGGATTTGGTACGACGATTTATTACAGTATTTATGCTGTTGGTTTTACTTTATTTATTTTCACATTGGCCATGAATGTTATAGCTGGACGCGTCTCCAAGCGTTTTAGGGAGGAATATTAA
- a CDS encoding PstS family phosphate ABC transporter substrate-binding protein produces MKPVKVLAVSAMLGSALVLGACNSGTGGEEKKETTEQAGETDKQLQGNIQVDGSSTVYPIMEAVSEEYMMEQPDVKVTVGFSGTGGGFEKFIAGETQLTNASRPIKDEEKASLEEKKVDFTEFKLAFDGLSVVVNKDNDWVDHLTVEELQKMWVDNGKPKKWSDIREGWPEEEIKLYSPGTDSGTFDYFDEVILEEQQIDKGATLSEDDNVLVQGVTGDKNAIGYFGYAYYLENKDELKVVPIDGGKGPVEPTNETIESGEYAPLSRPLYTYVSNKAVAEDEAVYDYVKFALENAGALSEEVGYVKLPDEEYTKALETLEGLKK; encoded by the coding sequence ATGAAACCAGTAAAAGTTCTTGCTGTATCTGCTATGCTTGGATCTGCTTTAGTATTAGGTGCATGTAACAGCGGCACAGGTGGAGAAGAGAAGAAAGAAACAACTGAGCAAGCAGGAGAAACGGATAAGCAACTGCAAGGTAACATTCAAGTGGATGGATCTTCTACCGTTTATCCAATCATGGAAGCTGTATCTGAAGAGTATATGATGGAGCAGCCTGATGTGAAAGTAACTGTTGGTTTCTCTGGAACTGGCGGCGGATTTGAAAAGTTCATCGCGGGTGAAACACAATTGACCAACGCTTCCCGTCCAATTAAAGATGAAGAGAAAGCATCTTTAGAAGAGAAGAAAGTTGATTTCACTGAATTCAAGCTTGCATTTGATGGTCTTTCAGTAGTAGTGAACAAGGATAATGACTGGGTTGATCATTTAACGGTTGAAGAATTGCAAAAAATGTGGGTAGATAACGGCAAACCGAAAAAATGGTCGGATATCCGTGAAGGATGGCCAGAAGAAGAAATTAAATTGTATTCTCCTGGTACAGATTCCGGTACATTTGATTACTTTGATGAAGTAATCCTTGAAGAGCAACAAATTGATAAAGGCGCTACTTTATCTGAAGATGACAACGTACTTGTACAAGGTGTAACTGGCGATAAAAACGCAATTGGTTACTTCGGTTATGCTTACTACTTAGAAAACAAAGATGAATTAAAAGTGGTTCCAATTGACGGAGGTAAAGGGCCGGTTGAGCCAACAAACGAAACAATCGAAAGTGGAGAATATGCACCATTATCTCGTCCACTATACACATATGTATCTAACAAAGCTGTAGCTGAAGACGAAGCGGTATATGACTACGTGAAATTTGCTCTTGAAAATGCAGGTGCATTATCAGAGGAAGTCGGTTATGTAAAACTTCCAGATGAAGAATATACAAAAGCATTGGAAACATTAGAAGGATTAAAGAAATAA
- a CDS encoding penicillin-binding protein 2 — protein MFFVVFLLFSLLIFRLGIVQIVQGEDYQRKIERTEDVTVNASVPRGKIYDRDGKVVVDNVPQNAITYTRSKGATQEEMLKTATKLAKLIDKETDQVTERDKKDFWLMKNPEKGKDKITEKEWKQYKENEIDETKIYQMEVDRVTEEDLKELTAEELEILAIYREFTTGYAMTPQIVKNKNVTEEEYAVVSENLDSLPGVNTTTDWERFYVYDNTLKTVIGNISSSKEGLPKEMVDYYTSRGYSRNDRVGKSYIEYQYEDVLRGQKTKVKNVTDKSGNVLDSEVIREGQRGNDLVLTIDMELQQAVDKIVEEELRKEKSLYGRHLLDRAFVTMMDPNTGEILAMSGKKLETNEDGKTEMLDFSLGNMTTSYTMGSAVKGATVLTGFMTGVNEPGDYIVDEPLKFKGTNKTKSSAFNRHGAVAVDEKTALMRSSNVYMFKTAIEIAGGKYIPNSSLKLNLEEGFATMRNHFAQFGLGVPTGIDLPNEQTGFQGKINLSEPGKILDFAIGQFDTYTPLQLAQYVSTIANGGYRMKPYIVKEVREPHTEANKLGPVAKETQPEVLNRLDATPNEIQSVQDGFRLVMNGSKGTARRYFASAPYNPAGKTGTAEGVYDGPKREQYLENGQELPMTWNVTLVGYAPYDNPEVAFSVVVPWVYEGKGKSSINNVIGRRILDEYFKLKEERMKNETSDVVVEQDIQLKDDKENKEEE, from the coding sequence ATGTTCTTCGTTGTCTTTTTGCTTTTTTCTCTATTAATTTTCAGACTGGGGATTGTACAAATTGTCCAGGGGGAAGATTATCAAAGAAAAATAGAACGGACAGAAGACGTAACAGTGAATGCGAGTGTGCCTAGAGGAAAGATTTATGATAGAGATGGAAAAGTCGTTGTAGACAACGTACCGCAAAACGCGATTACGTATACGCGATCTAAAGGAGCAACACAAGAAGAGATGCTCAAAACAGCAACAAAACTGGCAAAGCTCATTGACAAAGAAACGGATCAAGTCACAGAACGTGATAAAAAAGATTTCTGGTTGATGAAAAATCCAGAAAAAGGAAAAGATAAAATCACGGAGAAAGAATGGAAGCAATATAAAGAAAACGAAATTGATGAGACGAAAATTTATCAAATGGAAGTTGATCGTGTGACGGAAGAAGATTTGAAAGAATTGACAGCAGAAGAACTAGAAATATTGGCGATTTATCGTGAATTTACTACAGGGTACGCGATGACTCCGCAAATTGTCAAAAATAAAAATGTGACAGAAGAAGAGTATGCAGTTGTTAGTGAGAACTTAGATTCCTTACCTGGCGTGAATACAACGACAGATTGGGAACGTTTTTATGTGTATGACAATACACTAAAGACAGTTATTGGTAATATTTCCTCTTCAAAGGAAGGGTTACCGAAAGAAATGGTCGATTATTATACTTCAAGAGGATATAGCCGAAATGATCGCGTAGGAAAAAGCTATATTGAATATCAATATGAAGACGTACTTCGCGGCCAGAAAACAAAAGTGAAAAATGTAACAGATAAGTCTGGAAATGTATTGGATTCTGAAGTCATTCGCGAAGGTCAGCGTGGAAATGATCTAGTATTAACGATTGATATGGAACTTCAACAAGCAGTGGATAAGATTGTTGAAGAGGAATTAAGAAAGGAGAAATCGCTCTATGGCCGTCATCTTCTTGATCGTGCATTTGTAACGATGATGGATCCGAATACGGGTGAAATACTCGCCATGTCAGGGAAGAAACTGGAAACGAATGAAGACGGCAAGACAGAAATGCTTGACTTTTCCCTTGGGAATATGACGACTTCTTATACGATGGGGTCGGCTGTGAAGGGGGCAACTGTATTAACAGGATTTATGACAGGAGTCAATGAGCCTGGTGACTATATTGTAGATGAACCATTGAAATTTAAAGGAACCAATAAAACGAAGAGTTCCGCCTTTAACCGGCATGGAGCTGTAGCAGTAGACGAAAAAACGGCTTTAATGCGCTCTTCTAACGTATACATGTTTAAAACGGCTATTGAAATAGCCGGAGGAAAATATATTCCGAATTCGAGCTTGAAGCTGAATTTGGAAGAGGGATTTGCAACGATGCGAAACCACTTTGCTCAATTTGGCCTTGGTGTTCCTACTGGCATTGACTTGCCAAATGAACAAACTGGCTTCCAAGGAAAAATAAATTTGTCTGAGCCTGGGAAAATTCTTGACTTTGCTATTGGTCAGTTTGATACGTATACTCCACTTCAATTAGCTCAATATGTATCTACCATTGCAAACGGTGGTTATCGAATGAAACCTTATATTGTGAAAGAAGTTCGTGAACCACATACAGAAGCGAATAAATTAGGGCCGGTTGCTAAAGAAACTCAACCAGAAGTATTGAATCGATTAGACGCCACACCGAATGAGATACAAAGTGTACAAGATGGGTTTCGCTTAGTAATGAATGGTTCAAAGGGGACTGCTAGAAGATATTTTGCTAGTGCTCCGTATAACCCTGCAGGTAAGACAGGAACGGCAGAGGGTGTTTATGATGGACCGAAGCGTGAACAATACTTAGAAAATGGTCAAGAACTGCCAATGACTTGGAATGTGACGCTTGTTGGCTATGCACCTTATGACAATCCAGAAGTAGCTTTTTCAGTTGTTGTTCCTTGGGTATATGAGGGGAAAGGAAAGTCTTCTATAAATAATGTTATTGGTAGAAGAATTTTAGATGAATATTTTAAGCTGAAAGAAGAAAGAATGAAGAACGAAACATCTGATGTGGTCGTTGAACAAGATATACAGCTAAAAGATGACAAGGAAAATAAAGAAGAAGAGTAG
- a CDS encoding MFS transporter, translated as MMLIKKWYSHLDLTKDLFILLIIGGLYSLSVALSNTFVNIYLWKQSGQFIDLAIYNLSVVAIQPIAFFIAGKCAKKVDRVIVLRIGITILGIFYLAVLAFSEQASNWLILLGILLGAGYGFYWLAFNVLTFEITEPDTRDFFNGFMGTLFSTGGMIGPILAGFIISRFASGTGYFIVFGLSLGGFIIAVLFSFFLKRRRAEGRFLLLPVWEERKWNVDWRRITTAHFFQGLREGVFVFIISVFVFLATNSELALGMYGLVYSGISFISYTLAAKVIKKEYRKQVIFTGGVMLFLSLFIIMPEPTYARLLIYAAVIAVAYPFLLVPYLSMTYDVIGQGKEAAERRIEYIVLREIFLNVGRIASILSFIAAIVFFDEQKSIPILLVVLGAGHSMIYFCIRQIHLRSTRVAIH; from the coding sequence ATGATGCTGATCAAAAAATGGTATAGTCATTTGGATTTAACGAAAGACTTGTTTATTTTGCTTATTATTGGTGGCTTGTATTCCCTAAGCGTTGCCTTATCGAATACTTTTGTCAATATTTATCTTTGGAAGCAATCGGGCCAATTTATCGATCTCGCCATTTACAATTTATCAGTGGTAGCCATTCAGCCAATTGCCTTTTTTATTGCTGGTAAATGTGCAAAAAAGGTGGACCGGGTGATTGTATTGAGGATCGGCATTACGATTCTTGGTATTTTTTATTTAGCGGTTCTTGCGTTTAGTGAACAAGCCTCTAATTGGCTTATACTGTTGGGCATTCTTCTTGGGGCAGGCTATGGATTTTATTGGTTAGCCTTCAATGTATTAACCTTTGAGATTACAGAACCTGACACAAGGGATTTCTTTAATGGCTTTATGGGGACATTGTTTTCAACAGGAGGAATGATTGGTCCGATACTAGCTGGTTTTATTATTAGTCGTTTTGCTTCGGGGACAGGATATTTCATCGTGTTTGGATTATCGCTTGGGGGCTTTATTATTGCTGTACTGTTTAGTTTTTTCTTAAAGCGAAGACGCGCAGAAGGTCGCTTTCTCCTCCTACCTGTCTGGGAAGAGAGGAAATGGAATGTGGATTGGCGGCGCATTACAACCGCTCATTTTTTCCAAGGGTTAAGAGAAGGTGTATTCGTTTTTATTATTTCCGTGTTTGTCTTTTTGGCAACGAATAGTGAACTAGCTCTTGGTATGTACGGTCTCGTCTACTCAGGGATTTCGTTTATCAGTTATACATTAGCCGCGAAAGTGATCAAAAAAGAGTATCGAAAGCAAGTGATTTTTACCGGTGGCGTGATGCTTTTTTTATCTTTGTTTATCATCATGCCTGAGCCGACATATGCAAGGTTACTGATTTATGCCGCTGTGATTGCTGTTGCTTATCCTTTTTTGCTCGTTCCTTATTTATCAATGACTTACGATGTCATCGGTCAAGGGAAGGAGGCAGCTGAAAGGCGAATTGAATATATCGTGTTACGAGAGATCTTTCTTAATGTAGGAAGAATCGCGTCTATTTTATCCTTTATAGCAGCTATTGTCTTTTTTGACGAACAAAAAAGTATCCCGATTTTGCTTGTTGTGTTAGGAGCGGGACATAGCATGATTTATTTTTGTATTCGACAGATTCATTTGCGTTCAACAAGGGTTGCCATTCATTAA
- the sodA gene encoding superoxide dismutase SodA: MAYQLPELPYAYDALEPHIDKETMNIHHTKHHNTYVTKLNEALQGHDDLASKSVEELIADIDALPEAIRTAVRNNGGGHANHSLFWQLLSPNGGGEPTGELAEAINSKFGSLDKLKEEFAAAAAGRFGSGWAWLAVNNGELEVTSTPNQDSPLMEGKTPVLGLDVWEHAYYLNYQNRRPDYIQAFWNVVNWDEVAKRFNEAK; the protein is encoded by the coding sequence ATGGCATACCAATTACCAGAATTACCTTACGCTTATGATGCATTAGAGCCTCATATTGACAAGGAAACAATGAATATCCACCATACGAAACACCATAACACATATGTAACAAAATTAAACGAAGCACTTCAAGGTCATGATGATCTTGCAAGCAAATCAGTTGAAGAACTAATTGCTGACATTGATGCTCTTCCTGAAGCGATTCGTACAGCTGTGCGCAATAACGGTGGCGGACATGCTAACCACTCTTTATTCTGGCAGCTTTTATCTCCAAATGGCGGCGGCGAACCAACAGGTGAACTAGCTGAGGCTATTAACAGCAAATTTGGAAGCCTTGATAAACTTAAAGAAGAGTTTGCAGCAGCAGCAGCAGGTCGCTTTGGCTCTGGCTGGGCATGGCTTGCTGTTAACAACGGCGAGCTAGAAGTAACAAGCACACCAAATCAAGACTCTCCATTAATGGAAGGAAAAACACCAGTTCTTGGTCTTGATGTTTGGGAGCATGCGTACTACTTGAACTACCAAAACCGTCGTCCAGATTACATTCAAGCGTTCTGGAATGTTGTTAACTGGGATGAAGTAGCAAAGCGTTTTAACGAAGCAAAATAA
- a CDS encoding Na/Pi cotransporter family protein, with protein MEINVQEMLFQFLGGLGIFLYGIKLMGDGLQQSAGDRLRDILDRFTTNPLMGVLAGVLVTVLIQSSSATTVITVGLVSAGFMTLKQAIGVIMGANIGTTVTAFIIGIDVGEYALPILAIGAILIFFFKSKRIHNVGMIFFGFGALFYGLELMSNGMKPLSQLESFHELTVNMSANPILGVVVGTIFTVIVQSSSATIGILQSLFAEGLLDLNAALPVLFGDNIGTTITAVLASIGASVAARRAAATHVLFNLIGTAIFLLILPLFTQFITYLTGALDLDPKMTIAFAHGTFNVTNTLIQLPFVGVLAMIVTKLIPGEDVVFDYKAKHLDPIFIEQSPSIALGQAKEEVINMGQIAVKGMEETHEYLKTKQQKHSERSAQIEDSLNNLDRKITDYLIDLSGTSLSEAESERHSLLMDTVRDIERIGDHFENILELVDYQQTNKVKITDQAMTELEEMFKLTIDTVRKSVQALDENNLQLAREVAANEDLIDKMERKLRKQHILRLTEGACTAQAGIVFVDIISNLERMGDHAVNIAESVLGIRGL; from the coding sequence ATGGAAATCAATGTCCAGGAAATGCTCTTTCAGTTTTTGGGTGGACTAGGGATATTCTTGTACGGAATAAAGCTAATGGGAGACGGATTGCAACAATCGGCTGGAGATCGACTCCGGGACATCCTAGATCGTTTCACAACCAATCCTTTGATGGGTGTGTTAGCAGGGGTACTGGTTACCGTACTTATTCAAAGTAGTTCAGCAACCACCGTTATTACTGTTGGACTTGTAAGTGCTGGGTTTATGACATTGAAGCAAGCAATTGGTGTCATTATGGGAGCGAATATTGGAACAACGGTGACAGCTTTTATTATTGGAATTGATGTAGGTGAATACGCTCTACCAATATTAGCGATCGGTGCAATTTTAATTTTCTTCTTTAAAAGTAAACGAATCCATAATGTTGGAATGATTTTCTTTGGATTTGGTGCTCTCTTCTATGGATTAGAGCTCATGAGTAATGGAATGAAGCCTTTAAGTCAATTAGAGTCTTTCCATGAATTGACTGTAAACATGAGTGCGAATCCTATCTTAGGAGTGGTTGTAGGCACAATCTTTACAGTAATCGTACAAAGTTCTAGTGCGACGATTGGAATTTTACAAAGTTTATTTGCTGAAGGTTTATTGGATTTAAATGCGGCGTTACCTGTTCTTTTCGGTGACAATATCGGAACGACAATTACTGCGGTATTAGCGTCTATTGGGGCATCTGTTGCGGCAAGAAGAGCAGCCGCTACTCACGTTCTATTTAACTTGATTGGGACGGCAATTTTCTTGCTTATTTTACCGTTGTTTACACAGTTTATAACTTATTTAACCGGTGCACTTGATCTTGATCCGAAGATGACGATTGCTTTTGCTCATGGTACCTTTAATGTTACCAATACACTCATTCAATTACCGTTTGTTGGTGTGTTGGCAATGATTGTGACGAAGTTAATTCCTGGTGAAGATGTTGTCTTTGATTATAAAGCCAAACATCTCGATCCTATTTTTATTGAACAGTCTCCTTCTATTGCTCTTGGTCAAGCAAAGGAAGAAGTGATTAATATGGGGCAAATTGCTGTTAAAGGGATGGAAGAGACGCATGAGTATTTAAAAACAAAACAGCAAAAGCATTCAGAAAGATCAGCTCAAATTGAAGATTCATTAAATAATTTAGATAGAAAGATTACTGATTATTTAATTGATTTATCAGGTACTTCATTATCTGAGGCAGAATCAGAAAGACATTCCTTATTAATGGATACTGTGCGCGATATAGAACGAATTGGTGACCATTTTGAAAATATTTTAGAGCTTGTTGATTATCAACAAACAAATAAAGTGAAGATTACTGATCAAGCGATGACAGAACTTGAGGAAATGTTTAAATTAACAATTGATACGGTCAGAAAATCAGTTCAAGCACTCGATGAAAATAATTTGCAATTGGCTCGCGAAGTGGCTGCGAATGAAGATTTAATTGACAAAATGGAAAGAAAATTGCGCAAGCAGCATATTTTACGCCTGACAGAAGGGGCTTGTACAGCACAGGCAGGAATTGTGTTTGTGGACATTATTAGCAACTTGGAGAGAATGGGTGACCACGCAGTAAATATTGCTGAATCGGTTCTTGGTATTAGAGGTTTATAA
- a CDS encoding DUF1189 domain-containing protein gives MNIFQQFIKSLYSPKHIGFFRFQGIGQTISYVFFVMLISCSPFVIYSTHMTTSVLGDLQTSIKKDLPSFTIEDGILTSSFTKTKVAQNGDTEIIFDPSGTVSAIDIQNKEQAIGLLKNEIVLSIQGQTQSFPYLFPTAKNVTNEQVVSYIDTLQSYLVIFLPVLFLMYYLFVSAVGFIKVSIFAALGSLMNKGLKRKIEYRHSFRIAAYAITPSIVIMTILGFAHIQLPYSFLLNWLLTILMMYFTIRAIPLPKSKI, from the coding sequence GTGAATATTTTTCAGCAGTTCATTAAAAGCTTATATTCCCCTAAACATATTGGCTTTTTTCGTTTTCAAGGAATTGGTCAAACGATTAGCTATGTGTTTTTTGTCATGCTCATTTCTTGCTCACCCTTTGTGATCTACTCTACTCACATGACTACAAGTGTACTAGGCGACTTGCAAACATCTATTAAGAAAGATCTTCCTTCGTTTACCATTGAGGATGGCATATTAACATCTTCATTTACTAAGACAAAGGTCGCTCAAAATGGCGACACGGAAATCATTTTTGATCCTTCAGGCACCGTTTCTGCCATCGATATTCAAAACAAAGAGCAAGCTATAGGACTTTTAAAAAATGAAATCGTTTTATCCATTCAGGGACAAACCCAATCTTTTCCTTACCTATTTCCCACTGCGAAGAATGTAACAAACGAACAAGTGGTGTCATACATCGACACATTGCAATCCTATTTAGTTATATTTCTACCAGTATTATTTTTAATGTATTATTTATTTGTTTCTGCTGTTGGATTCATTAAAGTCTCCATCTTTGCCGCATTGGGATCATTGATGAATAAAGGACTTAAAAGAAAGATAGAGTATCGTCATAGCTTTCGGATAGCCGCCTACGCGATCACACCATCGATTGTCATTATGACCATTCTTGGTTTCGCACATATCCAGCTTCCTTATAGCTTTTTACTAAACTGGTTGCTAACGATCCTCATGATGTATTTCACCATCCGAGCAATCCCGCTTCCAAAATCTAAAATTTAA
- the ispG gene encoding flavodoxin-dependent (E)-4-hydroxy-3-methylbut-2-enyl-diphosphate synthase, which produces MTHRSNTRPVKVGDLTIGGSNELFIQSMTTTKTHDVEATVKEIHRLEEAGCQIVRVACPDERAADAIADIKRQINIPLVADIHFDYKLALKAIEGGVDKIRINPGNIGRREKVEAVVNAAKAKGIPIRIGVNAGSLERKILEKYGYPTADGMVESALHHIKILEDLDFHDIIVSMKASDVNLAIEAYEKAARAFDYPLHLGITESGTLFAGTVKSAAGLGAILSKGIGNTLRISLSADPVEEVKVARELLKSFGLSSNAATLISCPTCGRIEIDLISIANEVEEYIQKIKAPIKVAVLGCAVNGPGEAREADIGIAGARGEGLLFRKGKTVRKVPEETMVEELKKEIDKIAEEYLQNQEAKSI; this is translated from the coding sequence ATCACCCATCGTTCAAATACCCGTCCCGTTAAAGTTGGCGATTTAACTATTGGCGGAAGCAATGAACTATTTATTCAAAGCATGACTACAACAAAAACTCACGATGTCGAAGCCACAGTCAAGGAAATTCATCGCCTTGAAGAAGCAGGCTGTCAAATCGTTCGCGTCGCTTGTCCTGATGAGCGTGCCGCGGATGCCATTGCTGATATAAAAAGACAAATTAATATTCCATTAGTGGCCGATATTCATTTTGATTATAAACTCGCCTTAAAAGCCATTGAAGGTGGTGTAGATAAGATTCGGATCAACCCAGGAAACATTGGGCGCCGCGAGAAAGTCGAAGCGGTTGTTAATGCCGCTAAAGCAAAAGGCATTCCGATTCGAATTGGTGTCAATGCCGGAAGCTTGGAGCGCAAAATTTTAGAAAAATATGGTTACCCTACCGCGGATGGCATGGTAGAGAGCGCGCTACACCATATTAAAATTTTGGAAGATCTAGATTTTCACGATATTATCGTTTCCATGAAGGCATCGGATGTGAATCTTGCCATTGAAGCGTACGAAAAAGCGGCACGCGCCTTCGATTACCCGCTTCACCTCGGTATTACCGAATCTGGTACGCTATTTGCTGGTACCGTCAAAAGTGCAGCTGGCCTCGGAGCAATACTAAGCAAAGGAATCGGGAATACATTACGTATTTCTTTAAGTGCCGATCCTGTTGAGGAAGTGAAAGTGGCAAGAGAGTTATTAAAATCTTTCGGCCTATCCTCTAACGCAGCGACATTAATTTCATGCCCTACTTGCGGACGAATTGAAATTGATTTGATCAGCATTGCCAATGAAGTGGAAGAATATATCCAGAAAATTAAAGCACCGATTAAAGTAGCCGTCCTAGGATGCGCTGTAAACGGTCCTGGAGAAGCACGGGAAGCTGATATTGGCATCGCTGGAGCAAGAGGCGAAGGATTACTGTTCCGTAAAGGAAAAACTGTTCGAAAAGTACCTGAAGAAACAATGGTAGAAGAGTTAAAAAAAGAAATTGACAAAATTGCCGAAGAGTATCTCCAAAATCAAGAAGCGAAATCAATATAA
- a CDS encoding DUF4190 domain-containing protein: protein MKPMREETAAEIAEPIPFRRDDTREVDRDVGEEEGGRGLGYAGLISSIIALFMLPVLFGAIGVVLGFMARRKGAEGLGAWAIGIGVVALVVGLFILPFRFF from the coding sequence ATGAAACCTATGCGAGAAGAAACTGCTGCAGAAATTGCTGAGCCTATTCCTTTTCGACGAGATGATACTCGAGAAGTAGACCGAGACGTTGGCGAAGAGGAGGGAGGACGTGGGCTAGGTTATGCTGGCTTAATTTCCTCCATTATTGCGCTTTTCATGCTTCCTGTATTATTCGGAGCTATAGGTGTAGTGTTAGGGTTCATGGCTAGAAGAAAAGGCGCAGAAGGGCTTGGAGCATGGGCGATTGGGATCGGTGTTGTCGCTCTTGTAGTTGGTTTATTTATTCTTCCGTTTCGCTTTTTCTAA